GTCAATGACCGGGCATCCGGCACGCTCCGGGAACAGGGTCATGTCCGACTGGATGACCAGCGGGAATTCATCACGCTTCAGGCTCATGCGGTTGCCCATGGAGTTCATCATGTCCAGGCGTTTCTGGGGAAATTTCATCACCTTGGGCCGGGGGCCGGTGAGGAGTTTTCCTTCAATCACCTGATTTTGCCGCCTTACCTCCACGGGAACCGTTTCACCGGGGCTCACCCCGACCATGGCGGCGCGGATGGAGTACATGCCGTCCACCGGCTTTCCGTTCAGTTTCATCAGCAGGTCTCCGGCCAGCAGGCCGCTGCGGTGCGCGCCGCTTCCGGCTTCCACACCGCCGATCATTACCCCCTCCCCATCCCAGCGGGGATCGGAAACGATGCCCAGATAGGGCTGGTCGTCCGCCCGCAAGCTGCGCTGCGCCACGGAGACCACGCCGAAGTCACTGACATGCCCCGTAGGGGATACGGCTGCAATGACATCCCCTTCCTCCGCCTGGACATAGGAGTTCAGGTCAATGGGAGGAGCAGGAAGCCCCGGCACATCCATCATCAGCAGGTCGTGTTCCGGAAGGGCAAAGAGTACCTTGGCGTCGTAAACCCGTCCGGAGGAGTCCACCAGCATAACCGGGCGCCGCTCCTTCTGAAGGTCGCTCAGCTTGGTAAGCACTTTTCCCTTCCCCACCACCGTTCCCAGGGCCACCTGGGTGTTGCCGGCTACCAGCGCCACCACGGACCGGCCCACCGGACCGGCCACCTTGTCCCATTCCTGGAAGATTTCCTTGGCCTGGTTGTCAAGCACCGCCCTGTCCTCCGGGGCAATCATCTGCTCCGGGGGAAGTGGGGAGGCTATTTCCTGGCCACAGGCGGCGGACGCCGCCAAAGCCGCCCATAAATATTTCATCATCATCCCTGAGTCTCTTCTTCATGTTTCAGGCCGGACATCAAATCTCCGCGCCTGCCGAATGTAAGGTCCGCCTTGTAGGCAGTTCCTTTCCTCACCACCACCACCGGAACAGTTTCCCCGGGGCGGTGCCTGCCCAGCTCACGGAGCATGTCCCGCACGGAACGCAGGCTCCGGCTGTCCATGTGGGTAATGACATCACCGGGCTTGATGCCCGCGGTATCCGCCGGGGAGTTCACCACCACGTCCTGCACTACCACGCCGTCCACGCCCAGCACGTCCATCATGGCAAATCCCAGAACGGGAGATTCCGGGTCAGCCATGGGGTGAAGGCCAAGCTGGCCCCAGTGTTTCCCGGCAAGCAGGCTGTCCCAGTCCTTCCGGAACACGGAGACGGGAACATGGTTGTTGATTTTCAACATGGGGCCTATGGAGGAATGAATGCCCACCAGCTTGCCGGACAAGTCAAAGAGGGGGCCGCCGGAGTCCCCGCCGATCAGCGTGCATTCCGAAATAAGGAAACGCTGCTTTCCGTCCGTGCACAACCGTCCCATGCGGATGGGAGCACGGCGCTCCGGGTCAAATCCCTTGGAATGGCCCAGCGCCACCACAAAGTCACCTACATGCAGCCCGTCTGATTCCCCCAGCTCCACATGGGGATAGTTTCCGCCTCCGATGATTTGCACCATGGCGGCGTCCCGCGTAAAGTTGGCGCCCAGCACGCGGCCCTTGACCACGCGCCCGTCCGCAAAGACCACGCGCATGATTTCATCACCGCCCACCACGTGGGCCGCCGTTAAAATAAGGCCCTGCGGCGTGACGATCACCCCGCTACCCGTCTCCCCTCCGTCGGAAACCAGAGCCACCGTGGTAGCCGTGGCCCTGGAAGCCACCTCATGCACATGCTTCTGCAAATCCGCCATGGAAGAGACATTTCCCGCCAGGCTCATTCCCCCTAAAAACAGGGACATAAGCCCCCCAACGACCAAGTAATAAAAACTCGTCATCCTGAATGCTGATATCATGAAATTACCGATAATCGTATGATAGGACATATCCTACCAGATAAACGTTTAAACCGATACAAATTTGTCTAACAATTGCGACATGGGGCCCTATCTTTTGCTTAGACCATCCCGGTTGTTTATGATAAATTCCTCCCACGGATGGGTTTAAACGACAAATCACGGAAACGAAATGCCGGCTCCTGGCGGGAACGCATCCAGGACGATGAAGCGGCTTCCCGTCCCCCAACGGAACGCAGGAAGAGGTCTGCCCCCCGCCCGTCCTATCCCGGCCTGCCGCCAGAGGCCCCCGGTCCGGCCGTGATTCCCGGGCCCACCCGCAGAACCGGGAAATCCCGCGGCGGTTCTTCCCGGAATGATGCGCCGCCGCCCCGTCCGCGCCGCATTTCCCGGCCCGCACCGCCGGAGGAGTATGATGACTACGATGAACCCGGAGAGGCCCCCCGCTCCGCACGCCCGGGAAGGCCGCGCAAGCCGCGTTTTACGATTTTCGGAGCCCTGCTCTTCGTCCTGTTGATGCCGTTCCGCTTTATCGGCTCCCTGACGCGGAATATCCAGTGGTTCGTCAGATGGCCCCTGCGCATCCTGCTGGGGTGCTGCTTTGCGGGCATCGTGATAGGCTCCATCCTGGTATTCCTGTACGGCACCATTTCCAACCGCTATGACATTTCCGAGGTCAAGAGCAATATTCCGGAACGCACGGTGATTCTGGACCGCAAGAACCGCACCATCGGCACCCTGCACGGGGAAAACCGCAAGCGCGTCTCCCTCCAAGAGGTTCCCCCCATTTTCATTGACGCCCTGATCCTGCGTGAAGATAACCGCTTTTACGACCACGGCGGCGTGGACTGGATAGGCGTTGGCCGCGCCTTCGCGCAGGTGCTCAAGCACAAGCGGGCCACGCAGGGGGCGTCCACCCTCACCATGCAGCTTGCCAAAATCACGTACAACCACCAGGAGCGCAACCTGCACGCCAAGCTGACGGAAGTGGCGCTGGCAAAACGCATTGAAGCCACTTACACGAAAGACGAGATTCTGGAGACCTATATCAACCGCATTTTCTGGGGCCATACCTTCCTGGGGATTGCGGCTGCGGCGCGCGGGTATTACGACAAGGAGCCGCGGGACCTTTCCCTGTCGGAGTGCGCCACCCTGGCCGGCATTATTTACGGCCCGAACGATTTCTCCCCCATCAAGCATCCGGAGGAAGCCAAGAAGGTGCGGGACATCGTCCTGGGCCTGCTGGAAAAGGAGGGGAAGATCACCCGGGTGCAGTATGAGGCGGCTCTGGCGGAACCAATCGTTACCCGGATGCCCCAGTCCCGGTCAGAGGAGAATTACGCCATGGGCCTGGTGCGCCGGGAGCTGGACGCCATTCTGGAGGAAGAAGATATCCGCCTGGGCGGCCTGGTGGTCCACACCACGCTGGACCTTGACCTGCAGAACGCCACGCTGGACGCCATCAACAAGCACATGGAAGCGCTGGAAGCGCGCAAGGATTTCAGGAAGCACCTGGCTTCCCTGCAAGCCAGGCGGGAGAAGAAGGGAATCCTCAAGAACAAGCTGACCACCAAGGCGGAATATGAAGCGGCCCTGGCCGCCTGGAAGGCGCTCCCCCCGGAACGGAAGGAAGGGACGCAGCCTCCCATGCCCAATTACATCCAGTCCGCCGCCGTAGTCATGGACAACGCCACCGGGGCGCTTCTCGCCGTCGTCGGCGGCCGGGATGCGGAGGAATCCAAGCTGAACCGCGCCATCCAGTCACGCAGGCAGACCGGCTCCCTGTTCAAGCCGTTCATTTACGCCACCTTTTTCCAGCAGGGCAATTCCGCGGATACCCGCATTTCCGACGACCGCATCGGCTATGGGGAGATACGCGGAGCCGCCAACTGGTCCCCCCGCAACTCGGACGGCACGTACCGGGGCATGAAGCCGGCCTCCTTCGGCCTCATTCTTTCCCGCAACACCATGTCCGTACGCATCGGCAACCGGGCCGGATTGTCCAACGTCATCCAGTCCGCCCAGCTGGCGGGCTTCCACGGGAATATTTCCCGCACTCCGGCCCTTTACCTGGGCACGTGGGAAGCCTCTCCGCTGGACATCGCCAGCGCTTACAGCGTTTTTGCCAACGGCGGCGTACGCCCCACGCCGTATATCATTGACCACATTACGGATTCCAGGGGGCAGCCGCGCTTTGCCATCACCAGGAGCAAGCGCACCGTATACACCCAGCGGGCGGCCAATATCACTTCCTCCATCCTCCAGCAGGTCTGCAAACCCGGAGGCACGGCAGGCAGGATCACCACCCTGGGCTTCAAGCCCCCCTGCGGCGGCAAGACCGGGACCACGAACAATTACACGAACGCGTGGTTCGCCGGATATACTTCCAACCTCACGTGCAGCGTCTGGGTGGGCTTTGACTCCTCCACCAAGATTCTGGAAAAAGGGTACGGCGGCACATTGGCCCTGCCCGTCTGGGTGGACATCATGCTGGCGGCCCAGAAGGAGGGCTACCCCGCCAACGCCATCCGAACCAGCCCCGGTTCGGAAGGCCAGGCCGTGCTCGTCTGCCGGGAGTCCAACCAACTGGCCCATTCCGGCTGCCAGTATGCCAAAACGGCTTATTTTGAAACTTCCGCAGGCTACCATGCCCCCACCAAAATGTGTGAAAAGCACATCCCCATGGCGGAGCCGGATACGGAGGAGAATATTCCCTTTGCGGAGCCGCTTGACGGCAGTGATGATAATATCCCCCTGGCCGAGCCCGTGGAAGAGACGGACGGCATCCCCTACGCCACCCCCATCTGAACTACCTTTTCCCTATCATGAATTCCCCCCTGATCCCCTGGATTGCGGCCCTTCTGCTGCTGGCCGCCTGCGCGGTGCTGCTGGTTTTCCTGCTGCGCTACCGTGACCGCTCCGTCCGCCTGGAGGCGGAAGCCCGCTCCTGGCAGGAACGGGCGGAGGACAGAACCCAGATGCTCCACCGGGCGGAGGAGGTGCTCAAGGATTCCTTCGCGGGCATCAGCGCGGAGGTCCTGCGCAATTCGGAAAAACAATTCCTGAACCTGGCGGAAACCCGGCTTCAGAACCAGCGCCAGCAGGCCAACCATGAACTGGAATCCCGCAAGCAGGCCATTGAGTCCATGCTGAAGCCGGTGAGCGAGTCCCTGAAACTCGTCCAGTCCCGGCTGGGAGAGATGGAGAAGGAGCGCGTGGGCGCCTATACGGACCTGAGAACGCAGATCCGCTATATCCTTTCCGGGAACGAGGCCCTGAAGAATGAAACCGCCAGGCTTTCCCAGGCCCTCCACCACAACAGCGCGCGCGGCCAGTGGGGGGAACTCCAATTGCGCCGCGTGGTGGAACTGGCCGGAATGGTGGAGTACTGTGATTTCACCACGCAGGAAACCCGTTCCAGGGAAGAGGACCGGGTGCGCCCGGACATGGTAGTCCACCTGCCGGGAGGCCGTTCCATCATCATTGACGCGAAGGCGCCCATGACCTCCTACCTCAGCGCGGGACAGACGGACAGGCAGGAGGAGCGCCGCCAGTTGATGAGCCGCCATGCCGCAGACGTGAAAAGGCACCTCCAGCAGTTGAGCGCCAAGAATTACTTTGCCCAGTTTTCCCCGTGCCCGGAATTCGTGATCATGTTCCTTCCGGGGGAGGCCTTTTTCCAGGCGGCGCTGGAAGCGGACCCCTCCCTGATTGAGTTCGGCGCGGAGAACAAGGTTATCCTCTCCACTCCTTCCACCCTGATCGCCCTGTTGAAAACCGTCGCGTACGGGTGGAAGCAGGAACAACTGGCGGACAACGCCAAGAAAATCTCGGAGGCGGGAGCGGACCTGTTCAACACCTGCTCCATCCTCACGGGCCACTTTTCCTCCCTGGGCAAGAGCCTGAACCAAGCGGTGGCCCAGTATAACAAGACCGTCTCCTCCTTTGAGCACCGCTTCATTCCCCGGGCGCAGAGGCTGAAAAACCTGGGCGTCACGTCCACCAAGGATTTGCCCGGCAATCTGGAAGACATCACCTTACAGGCAAAATCCGCGGACATTTCTCCCCCTCTTTAAACCAACAAATATTTATTTCAGATTTTCATCGGTTTGACATAACCGATTGAGAAATAAAATTTTAGCAGAGTTTTTGAATTTCAGAGGTAACGAGTTAGTAACCGTGCGTATTCCAGCGATTTGCGGTGCTGTACTGTCAAATAACTCGGGGATAAAGACACGGAATTTCTTTGGCACTTCAAGCATGTATTTCCCTTTTTTTATCTGGTAAACACTCCTCCTATGGAAAGAGCAAATAAGGCAACACTTTTTAGAGATTTACTCTTTTTGTGAAGCAAAAAGGAAGAAATTTCTAAAAACCGCTTGCGGCTCGGTGTTGACGTTCCGCTCTTGGAATATACCTTTGTGTTCAGATAAATAAAGGATTGCCCTTTCATTAGCCCGACTAACGCCAAAACCACGTGGTACGGGCAGGTATTCGTCTATCAGTAATTTAATCACATTTTATCATAAATGAAATTTGGCAGTCGTTTTAGAATCATAGCAACGAAACACCAGCGTTTAGTGATATATGCAACTCCTTTTTTTCGCCTGATAGCACTATAAATTTGCTTTACAGCTTTATCAACATTTGCAACCCAAAACAGACCTTCACCTTTTGCCATATCTGTATTAACGAACCCTGGTCGTATATCCGTAACAAATATTTGCGATTTTACTTTTTTTGCTTTCTTTCTTAATGCTTCCGCATAATTTATTTGATATGCTTTCGTAGCATTATACGAAGGAGCTTGCCATTCTCCTCGAAGCCCTGCAACGGAACTGATAACAACTAAATGTCCATATTTTTGCTTCTCGAAGAAATTAAATGTCCAATCTGCAATACTTGTAAATCCTGTTACATTCACATCTATTGTTCTTTTTTCTATTTGAAAATCTAACGTTTTATTTATATCACCCGTTCCTGAACTGATAATAAGTAAATCCAATCCACCGAGTTCTTCAACCAATTTTTCTATAGCTTCTATCGCTCTTTCGGTATCTGCAACATCAAGTGTTTGGATATAATATTTTTCTGTATTTTCTGCTTTTAATTCATTAAGGAGTTCTGTACGCCTGCCTGTTATTCCAACCTCATAGTTATCATTTATTAGCGTTTTCGCCAATGCTTTTCCAATTCCTGAGGTTGCACCAATAATTATTGCTTTCTTCATTTACTGTATATTTTTACATTTTTCATATCTTGTATGGTGCTTCCATCCACTTGCCCATAATTCTTGTGTTGGCTCAATAATTATTCAAAATACACAATGCGCAGAAAGAATAAATATAGCACTCTACACTCGCAAAAATACGAAATCTCTGTCAAACAGCCCGCATTATATCTTAAATTATTTATTTTTATTGAGTTATGTATTTTATGCGATTATATTCCTCTTCCTTTCTTTGGCTGTGGTGGGATAGGTTTGATATGGAGTCTAACGGACTGTTTCACTCGTTGGTATTGCTCCCTGAACCAGCCGATGATATTCTGCGTGTCAATAGATAGACGGTACTTATCGGGGTTGTTCGGCTCGCGTTGCTCCTTTAAGATTTGCAGCTTGGCATCCTGCACGCCGAATGACCGATTATGTTCGGTCGAATGGAGTTTGCCCGTAACGGAGAGTGTTTCGCCTCTAAAAACTTCTTAATAGCCTCTACCGTCAATCCTACACCCTTGCATAACTGCGCCATACGCAGGTTCTCGCCGAGTGTCGGCAAGATAGCCAGCAGCAGATTGATGTCTTCCTGCGCCTTGTACGGCTCAAAGTCTTGTTTGAGCCTTTCCAACCGGGATTCCAGCGCGGATATTTCCTCTTCTTTCTGTTGGGTGTACTGGTGCATATCGAGGAACTTCTCCTTTCCCTGTCTTTATTATCTGATCGGGAACAACAAGCTGTCTTCCTCCCGCAACCGGGCGGACAGTTCCGCCGCGGAGGCGCACACCGGCACGTGAAAGGCGTCCAGCGCGGCGCGGGAACTGTAGCCCCACCCCACCAGTACCAGGCGCGTTCCGGCATTCACGGCAGTGTTGCCGTCGTGGGCGGAATCCCCCACCATACACACC
This DNA window, taken from Akkermansia muciniphila, encodes the following:
- a CDS encoding PDZ domain-containing protein, with protein sequence MMMKYLWAALAASAACGQEIASPLPPEQMIAPEDRAVLDNQAKEIFQEWDKVAGPVGRSVVALVAGNTQVALGTVVGKGKVLTKLSDLQKERRPVMLVDSSGRVYDAKVLFALPEHDLLMMDVPGLPAPPIDLNSYVQAEEGDVIAAVSPTGHVSDFGVVSVAQRSLRADDQPYLGIVSDPRWDGEGVMIGGVEAGSGAHRSGLLAGDLLMKLNGKPVDGMYSIRAAMVGVSPGETVPVEVRRQNQVIEGKLLTGPRPKVMKFPQKRLDMMNSMGNRMSLKRDEFPLVIQSDMTLFPERAGCPVIDVNGKFVGLALSRAGRTETYILPSWICRELVEGVLPQVQQYQAGRGEDIPEAQPVDDTYDARRLEENRRKVEDKMSRQGLVPKVY
- a CDS encoding transglycosylase domain-containing protein is translated as MGLNDKSRKRNAGSWRERIQDDEAASRPPTERRKRSAPRPSYPGLPPEAPGPAVIPGPTRRTGKSRGGSSRNDAPPPRPRRISRPAPPEEYDDYDEPGEAPRSARPGRPRKPRFTIFGALLFVLLMPFRFIGSLTRNIQWFVRWPLRILLGCCFAGIVIGSILVFLYGTISNRYDISEVKSNIPERTVILDRKNRTIGTLHGENRKRVSLQEVPPIFIDALILREDNRFYDHGGVDWIGVGRAFAQVLKHKRATQGASTLTMQLAKITYNHQERNLHAKLTEVALAKRIEATYTKDEILETYINRIFWGHTFLGIAAAARGYYDKEPRDLSLSECATLAGIIYGPNDFSPIKHPEEAKKVRDIVLGLLEKEGKITRVQYEAALAEPIVTRMPQSRSEENYAMGLVRRELDAILEEEDIRLGGLVVHTTLDLDLQNATLDAINKHMEALEARKDFRKHLASLQARREKKGILKNKLTTKAEYEAALAAWKALPPERKEGTQPPMPNYIQSAAVVMDNATGALLAVVGGRDAEESKLNRAIQSRRQTGSLFKPFIYATFFQQGNSADTRISDDRIGYGEIRGAANWSPRNSDGTYRGMKPASFGLILSRNTMSVRIGNRAGLSNVIQSAQLAGFHGNISRTPALYLGTWEASPLDIASAYSVFANGGVRPTPYIIDHITDSRGQPRFAITRSKRTVYTQRAANITSSILQQVCKPGGTAGRITTLGFKPPCGGKTGTTNNYTNAWFAGYTSNLTCSVWVGFDSSTKILEKGYGGTLALPVWVDIMLAAQKEGYPANAIRTSPGSEGQAVLVCRESNQLAHSGCQYAKTAYFETSAGYHAPTKMCEKHIPMAEPDTEENIPFAEPLDGSDDNIPLAEPVEETDGIPYATPI
- a CDS encoding trypsin-like peptidase domain-containing protein codes for the protein MSLFLGGMSLAGNVSSMADLQKHVHEVASRATATTVALVSDGGETGSGVIVTPQGLILTAAHVVGGDEIMRVVFADGRVVKGRVLGANFTRDAAMVQIIGGGNYPHVELGESDGLHVGDFVVALGHSKGFDPERRAPIRMGRLCTDGKQRFLISECTLIGGDSGGPLFDLSGKLVGIHSSIGPMLKINNHVPVSVFRKDWDSLLAGKHWGQLGLHPMADPESPVLGFAMMDVLGVDGVVVQDVVVNSPADTAGIKPGDVITHMDSRSLRSVRDMLRELGRHRPGETVPVVVVRKGTAYKADLTFGRRGDLMSGLKHEEETQG
- a CDS encoding SDR family NAD(P)-dependent oxidoreductase, which gives rise to MKKAIIIGATSGIGKALAKTLINDNYEVGITGRRTELLNELKAENTEKYYIQTLDVADTERAIEAIEKLVEELGGLDLLIISSGTGDINKTLDFQIEKRTIDVNVTGFTSIADWTFNFFEKQKYGHLVVISSVAGLRGEWQAPSYNATKAYQINYAEALRKKAKKVKSQIFVTDIRPGFVNTDMAKGEGLFWVANVDKAVKQIYSAIRRKKGVAYITKRWCFVAMILKRLPNFIYDKM
- a CDS encoding DNA recombination protein RmuC; this translates as MNSPLIPWIAALLLLAACAVLLVFLLRYRDRSVRLEAEARSWQERAEDRTQMLHRAEEVLKDSFAGISAEVLRNSEKQFLNLAETRLQNQRQQANHELESRKQAIESMLKPVSESLKLVQSRLGEMEKERVGAYTDLRTQIRYILSGNEALKNETARLSQALHHNSARGQWGELQLRRVVELAGMVEYCDFTTQETRSREEDRVRPDMVVHLPGGRSIIIDAKAPMTSYLSAGQTDRQEERRQLMSRHAADVKRHLQQLSAKNYFAQFSPCPEFVIMFLPGEAFFQAALEADPSLIEFGAENKVILSTPSTLIALLKTVAYGWKQEQLADNAKKISEAGADLFNTCSILTGHFSSLGKSLNQAVAQYNKTVSSFEHRFIPRAQRLKNLGVTSTKDLPGNLEDITLQAKSADISPPL